In Odontesthes bonariensis isolate fOdoBon6 chromosome 9, fOdoBon6.hap1, whole genome shotgun sequence, the following proteins share a genomic window:
- the LOC142388842 gene encoding uncharacterized protein LOC142388842 — protein MHLKVVIFALSLSTALAYPIQSDTRETTWALSKANQAHDKADLAKDINKIYKSIIDNSGLYTQEADDTKNPVAEEMQRKLTMESERLRVRLRQELAELRERLSPSPAHLSATLASMRERLTPLTEQLQSSLSSNTKDLCSHLSLYLQGMEVAEAQAAASPARYQEAFHWFSQSLEHSSLQLANIISDFYTTVSREIENLKQTSASEEEAPNSKVWQEVSSRLGQEVSSLREEAQNKVGALKAHLAAQLESAQPRMAEVTGNVERFCQSAASQSQVLQARIERLFLSVEEEVREASSLSLTSSLSVHQDGSLREDFSVKLSALIQDILHSVQ, from the exons ATGCATCTAAAAGTTGTGATCTTCGCCCTTTCGCTCTCAACAGCTTTAG CATACCCAATACAAAGTGATACCAGAGAGACAACCTGGGCTCTCTCAAAGGCCAACCAGGCTCATGATAAGGCAGACCTTGCAAAAGATATCAA TAAGATCTACAAGAGCATCATAGACAATAGTGGTCTATATACCCAAGAAGCTGATGACACCAAAAACCCAGTGGCAGAGGAGATGCAGCGCAAACTCACCATGGAGTCGGAGCGTCTGCGTGTCCGTCTGCGCCAAGAGTTGGCAGAGTTGCGAGAGAGGTTATCCCCGTCTCCAGCCCATCTCAGTGCCACCCTGGCCAGCATGAGGGAGCGCTTGACTCCCCTCACCGAGCAGCTCCAGAGCTCCCTCAGCAGCAACACCAAAGATCTGTGCAGCCATCTGAGTCTCTATCTGCAGGGCATGGAGGTAGCGGAGGCTCAGGCAGCCGCGAGTCCAGCTCGCTATCAAGAGGCCTTCCACTGGTTCAGCCAAAGTCTGGAGCACAGCAGCCTTCAGTTGGCCAACATAATCAGTGACTTCTACACTACAGTCAGTAGAGAGATTGAAAATCTGAAACAGACGAGTGCTTCTGAGGAAGAGGCACCTAACTCAAAGGTCTGGCAGGAAGTGAGCTCCAGATTGGGGCAAGAAGTGAGTTCACTGAGAGAGGAGGCACAGAACAAGGTGGGGGCTCTGAAAGCACACCTTGCAGCTCAGCTGGAATCTGCACAGCCTCGGATGGCAGAAGTGACAGGCAATGTAGAGCGGTTCTGCCAAAGTGCAGCCTCGCAGAGCCAAGTGCTTCAGGCCCGGATAGAGAGGCTGTTTTTGTcggtggaggaggaggttcgTGAAGCCTCCAGCCTGTCTCTGACCTCCTCTTTGTCTGTGCACCAAGACGGCTCTTTGCGAGAAGACTTTTCAGTGAAACTCTCCGCTCTGATTCAAGACATTCTGCACTCTGTGcagtga